The genomic segment TTCTCAGCCTTCAGGCGCGCAATGCCGTAGCCGGAGGGAACGCCGATCACCAGCGCCAGCAAGGTCGCGGTTCCGGTCACCAGCACCGAATTCCAGAAGTAGAGAAGGAAATTGTTTTCCTCGAACACTTTCAGGTAGTTCGACCAGGCGACATTCTCGGGAAACAGGATCGGCGGATAGGCACCGTTATCGATCTCGTATTTGAGCGAAAGCGAGATCATCCAGAGAAAGAACAGGATGACCGGCGACACCATGATGAAGGCCACGAACAGCAGGCCCAGACTATCCAGCGTCTTGCGTCGAATAAGGCGCTTTGCCATCACTTCGTCTCCATGTCGGACCAGTTGGCGCGTTGCCTGACCATGAGCAGGACGAAGGAAAGCGCAATGATGATGAAGAAGAACACAACCGCCATGGCTGAACCGTATCCGATATCGTAATAGGCAAAGGCGGTGTTGTAGAGATAGATGTTGATCGTCTCGGATGCCGTTCCCGGCCCACCCTGCGTCATCGCATAGATGATGTCGAAGCTTTTGATCGCATCGATAGACCGGATGATGACGGCAATCATCAGGAAGGGCGCAATCATCGGCATGGTCAGATAACGGAATTTCTGCCAGGCATTTGCGCCATCGATTTCAGCGCTTTCGTAAGGCTCACGCGGCACGGCGGCGAGACCACCCAGAACAATCAGCATGACCAGCGGTGTCCACTGCCATGTCTCGACGAGCACCAGCGAGGGGATGACAGTGAACTGGTTGTAGATCCACTCCTGCGGTCCGATGCCGAGGAAGGAGAGAAGATAGTTCAGAACGCCAAGCTGCGGGTGGAACATCATCGTCCAGACCAGCGCGACGGCGACCGGTGTCGCCATCATCGGCATGACGAAGACACCGCGAAGAAGCCCGCGGAACGGAAACTTGGCATCGAAAATCAGCGCAGCCAAAGTTCCGAAGAAGAGCGGCAGCACAACCGAGAGCGCCGTGTAGGTCGCGGTATGCCAGAGCGATTCCCAGAAGCGCATATCCTGCGCCAACCGCACATAATTGGCAAAACCGATAAATGTTCTCGGTTGGCCAAGCGTCCAGCTATTGACGCTCATCCAGAGGGTGAAGACCCATGGAAAAACGATGACGGCAGACACGACAAGCAGGGCGGGCAGGACAAACGGCCAGTAGTTGGGAGCAAGCCGTGACGGCTTGCTCCTTTTCTGCTTGGCGTCAGCAACGCTGTTTTCGATACTCACGGATGCCATTATCCCTCGCTTCGCGCCAGAACCGGCTCGAACTGCGCTGTTGCATTCTTGAGTTCAGTTGCAGGATCAGCGCCGCCAATCATGTTGGTGAGAGCAACACCGTAGATGTCGCGGAACTCGGTGACGGGAATGACGACCGGCAGCGCGAGCTTGGAGATCTTGCCAGATCCTGCCACCGCATCCAGCCAGGCTCCCGGCATCTTCACGCCTTCGCGGACCTTGGCATCGGCCAGGATCGACTGGCGGAACGGAACGCCGGCACCGGCCTGCAACAGACGCGCGCCCATGTCATGCGAGATTGCCCACTGGCAGAACAGGTAAGCCGCCTCCTTCTTGGTGGAAGCTTCTACGACGCCGAGACCATCGCCGAAGGTGCCTGCTGCCTGCGCGGCCGGACCCTTTGGCATGACGCCATAGCCGGTCTTGCCAACAACACGCGACTTCTGCGGATCTTCGATCGGCGGCGCAAAGCCAACACCATCAAACCACATACCGATCTTGCCCTGCAGGAAAGCCGATTGCGCTTCTGCCCAGTTAAAGCCGGAAACGCCGGGAGGTGCTGCCTTGGTCATGAGGCGCTGATAGAGCTTGGCAGCCTCAACTGCTTCCTTCGAAACCGCATCAACCTTGCCCTGCCCGTTGATCGGGGCTGCACCATAGCCCAGCATGAAGGATGTCCAGACCGGCGTGTTGGCGTTCTTCAGACCGCGTGCGACGAAACCATAGGTGTTGGTGGACGGGTCGGTGATCTTTTCTGCCGCATTGACCAGTTCTTCGAACGTGGTCGGATAGGAAAGACCCTTCTTCTCGAAGAGTTCCTTGTTCCAGTAGACGATCCAGTAATCCACCGAGAAGGGCAGCGAGCGGAGTACGCCCTTGGAATCCTTGGCGAACAGCAGGCCTGCCTCGGCAAAATCCTTTTCCGTCAACGAAGCATCGGTCAGCGATGGATCCTTGAGGAAGCCGCTGATGTCTGCCAGCCAGTTGCCCTTTTCGAACTGACGCTTCTGTACGTGATAGCTGAGGTGCACAACATCGAAGCTCGGCTTGCCTGTGCTGAGTTCGATCACCGTCTTCTGGCGCTGTTGTTGTTCCGGCGTTGCCTCGGCATTGACCTTGATACCGGTCAGGCTCTCGAACTCGGAGAGATATTTGATGAGCGTTTCGCTGCGTGGGCTTTTCACGAGGTTGACGTTGATGGTCTGGCCCGAAAACTTTTTCCAGTCGACGGCAGCAGACGCGGGGCGGCCACCCAGCATTGCGGCACCGCCCAAGGCAGCGCTGGCTGCCAGAAACCCACGGCGGGTTGGCTTCAAGATTGAAGTCGTCATTTCTATCCTCCCGTTTTGAAAGTCGCATCTCCTCAGAGCGACAGATGAAAACTTCTAGATTGCGAGGGCTCGATCCCTTGCATTTCCGATATGCGCCACGAGGCGCTGAACCGCGTCATCCACGGATCGGCTTTCGATAGCTTCGAGAACAGCCAAATGCTCCCGCATGACGGGACCGACCCGACCCTCAATGCGGACGCGTTCCTGATTGATCAACCGCATCTTGATGGCATTGACCCGATAGGCATTCGAAATTATCGAATTGCCCATGGCGTCGATGAAGGCGTTATGCATGCCCCAGTCGGTCGCCTGCGCCCTCTGCTCGAGTTCAGGTGACGGACCGCTTTCCTCGATTTTCTGAGCAATCTCGCGATGCGCGCTTAAGAGACGATGAACCTCCTGATCGCTTGCATTGCGTGTGAACAGGGCAACAGCCTCTTTCTCAAGCAAGATGCGAAACTGAAAGGCCTCCCGGATCAGGCTGAGATCGATATGGGCAATCTGCAGCCCGCGTTGAGGAACAGTCTTGATCAGCCCTTCCGTTTCGAGCCGAGGGATCAACTCCCGGATCGCGCCAAGCGTCAGCCCGGTCAACTCCACCAACTGCCTTTGGGAAATGAACTGGCCGGGACGAACATCACGTGCCAGCAGGTGGCGTGTGAAGCTCTCATACGCCTTTTCCCGCAGTGGCACCTGTTCGTTCGTCTCGTCCATGACGTCCCCTCTTCGGCAGGTTTGAATCAGGCAGCCTTTTCGGAGAAAGCCTGATCGAATACGCTGCAAATCCTGTCGCGATCCTGAGCCGCAATTGTAATCAGCGGAGGCCGCACGTTCAGCCATACCCCGTTGCCGCTGGTGTGAGCAACCAGGACTTTGACGGCAGGCGTAACCGGATAGTTAAGCAGGACCTCGACAAGACCTGTTACCCGATCATCGTCACGACCATCCACCGCCATGGCCCGCACGTCTGCGCCCAAGAGGTTGGCCATGCCGGAAATCGCGCCCTGTCCGCCCAGACGGGTTCCCTGGGCCAGATGCCGCTCATCACCGATCATGATGGCAAGATCGCCGTGCTCTTTCAAAAGGCGCTCGGTGTGCGTCCAATCGCCACCGGAATCCTTCACGCCCGTGACGATACCGGGAAACGCTGAGCGTAGTCTTGCAACGAGGTCGACGGAGATCTTGACCATCGTGACTGATGGAATGTTGTAGACGATGATATCCCGAGCCTTGGACCCGAGACCGGCGAATACCGCCGAAAACCAGGTGAACAGACCATCATCCGATACGTTCTTGAAATAGGATGGCGGCGCCAGCAGAATGTTGCGCGCTCCCAGATCAAGTGCCTGGGCGGACTGTTCGACAGCGTCGATGACGGAATCGACCAGGACGCCAGCGACAATATTGGCGCCAGAAATTCCAGACGCCTGAAGAGCAGAGAGAACCTTCCCGCGTTCGCTATGCCCAATGGAGCTTCCCTCGCCCGTCGTACCAAAGACAGTCACGCTGTCGCAGTGATGGTTGAGACAGAAGCGAGCATGCTCGGTCAGCATCGGCAGAAGAATATTTCCGGTCTCATCGAACGGCGTGGTCAGGGCGGCCGACAGGCCAAACTTGCGGGACAATTCTGTGCTCCTCCAACTAACATCATCACCGTACTACGGTAACATGTTAGTCGTAAAGAGGCGATTGCACGCTTTTAACAATCTTTTCGAAGAGACTGATCTTTTGTTATGGGTCGGTACAGACAGAGGGCGAAATGACACCGTCAGGAGCGAAATCAGCCTTCGGCCCAAACCCGGCAGCCGCCGTCGCATAAGTCGGTCGCGAACTTCTGAAATTTGCACCTGTGTTTCGCAACGGAAATTCCCTCTGATATTCAGGCAGGGTCGATCTGTACCAGATCTCAGGAATTTTGCGACAAGACGCCGTTTCGCTGATCCTTTTCCATCTTACCTCATTGACAAAATCGTATATTTTTGTACGCTTTTGTCAA from the Rhizobium rhizoryzae genome contains:
- a CDS encoding dihydrodipicolinate synthase family protein, with the translated sequence MSRKFGLSAALTTPFDETGNILLPMLTEHARFCLNHHCDSVTVFGTTGEGSSIGHSERGKVLSALQASGISGANIVAGVLVDSVIDAVEQSAQALDLGARNILLAPPSYFKNVSDDGLFTWFSAVFAGLGSKARDIIVYNIPSVTMVKISVDLVARLRSAFPGIVTGVKDSGGDWTHTERLLKEHGDLAIMIGDERHLAQGTRLGGQGAISGMANLLGADVRAMAVDGRDDDRVTGLVEVLLNYPVTPAVKVLVAHTSGNGVWLNVRPPLITIAAQDRDRICSVFDQAFSEKAA
- a CDS encoding GntR family transcriptional regulator, which produces MDETNEQVPLREKAYESFTRHLLARDVRPGQFISQRQLVELTGLTLGAIRELIPRLETEGLIKTVPQRGLQIAHIDLSLIREAFQFRILLEKEAVALFTRNASDQEVHRLLSAHREIAQKIEESGPSPELEQRAQATDWGMHNAFIDAMGNSIISNAYRVNAIKMRLINQERVRIEGRVGPVMREHLAVLEAIESRSVDDAVQRLVAHIGNARDRALAI
- a CDS encoding ABC transporter substrate-binding protein; translated protein: MTTSILKPTRRGFLAASAALGGAAMLGGRPASAAVDWKKFSGQTINVNLVKSPRSETLIKYLSEFESLTGIKVNAEATPEQQQRQKTVIELSTGKPSFDVVHLSYHVQKRQFEKGNWLADISGFLKDPSLTDASLTEKDFAEAGLLFAKDSKGVLRSLPFSVDYWIVYWNKELFEKKGLSYPTTFEELVNAAEKITDPSTNTYGFVARGLKNANTPVWTSFMLGYGAAPINGQGKVDAVSKEAVEAAKLYQRLMTKAAPPGVSGFNWAEAQSAFLQGKIGMWFDGVGFAPPIEDPQKSRVVGKTGYGVMPKGPAAQAAGTFGDGLGVVEASTKKEAAYLFCQWAISHDMGARLLQAGAGVPFRQSILADAKVREGVKMPGAWLDAVAGSGKISKLALPVVIPVTEFRDIYGVALTNMIGGADPATELKNATAQFEPVLARSEG
- a CDS encoding carbohydrate ABC transporter permease yields the protein MASVSIENSVADAKQKRSKPSRLAPNYWPFVLPALLVVSAVIVFPWVFTLWMSVNSWTLGQPRTFIGFANYVRLAQDMRFWESLWHTATYTALSVVLPLFFGTLAALIFDAKFPFRGLLRGVFVMPMMATPVAVALVWTMMFHPQLGVLNYLLSFLGIGPQEWIYNQFTVIPSLVLVETWQWTPLVMLIVLGGLAAVPREPYESAEIDGANAWQKFRYLTMPMIAPFLMIAVIIRSIDAIKSFDIIYAMTQGGPGTASETINIYLYNTAFAYYDIGYGSAMAVVFFFIIIALSFVLLMVRQRANWSDMETK